The Chryseobacterium suipulveris genome window below encodes:
- a CDS encoding low molecular weight protein-tyrosine-phosphatase codes for MKLLMVCLGNICRSPLAEGIMKSKLPEIFHIDSAGTISQHEGEHPDKRGIATAKNHGIDISKQRSRPITKQDLEDFDKIYCMDLSVYEDVISMAKDEEQRKKISLFLEEAGETGNNTDVFDPYWSDMDGFEKVYQVLEKASSVIAKKLQAQ; via the coding sequence ATGAAGTTATTGATGGTTTGCCTCGGCAATATTTGTAGAAGTCCGCTCGCGGAAGGAATTATGAAGTCGAAACTTCCCGAAATTTTTCACATCGATTCGGCGGGAACGATTTCCCAGCACGAAGGAGAACATCCCGACAAAAGGGGAATTGCCACCGCGAAAAACCACGGAATCGATATTTCAAAACAAAGATCGCGACCCATTACCAAACAAGATTTGGAAGATTTCGACAAAATCTACTGCATGGATTTAAGCGTTTACGAAGACGTGATTTCAATGGCGAAAGACGAGGAGCAACGCAAAAAAATCTCACTTTTCTTAGAAGAAGCAGGCGAAACAGGAAACAACACCGATGTCTTCGATCCGTATTGGAGCGATATGGACGGCTTTGAGAAAGTTTATCAGGTATTGGAAAAAGCAAGTTCGGTGATCGCGAAGAAATTGCAAGCGCAATAA
- a CDS encoding type II toxin-antitoxin system TacA family antitoxin has translation MQTKTLNTKQARFDTRLSQEQKDAFEKASVLGGFRNFSDFVITAIQEKADKIFEENERILASEKDNELFFEAIFDSPKPNKNLSKALEDYKKAVS, from the coding sequence ATGCAGACAAAAACTTTAAATACGAAACAGGCAAGATTCGACACCCGTCTTTCTCAGGAGCAAAAGGATGCTTTTGAAAAAGCTTCTGTTTTAGGTGGGTTCAGGAATTTCTCGGATTTTGTCATTACCGCGATCCAGGAAAAGGCGGATAAAATTTTTGAAGAGAATGAAAGAATTCTCGCTTCTGAAAAAGATAATGAGTTGTTTTTTGAGGCGATTTTTGACAGTCCAAAACCTAACAAAAATCTTTCTAAGGCATTAGAAGATTACAAAAAAGCGGTTTCCTAA
- a CDS encoding GNAT family N-acetyltransferase produces the protein MDFFTEILNSKHIRKDFSCGKPMLDDYFQKQANQDMKKKLSVCFVRTEGADHLVSGFYTLSNASVPLENIPEKFSKKFPKSYVKIPATLLGRLAVDQNFKGQNIGKLLLIDALRRSLEISEKIGSFAVIVDPIDLDAEKFYEKFGFIKLSDSGKMFLPMNTIKSLFSQP, from the coding sequence TTGGATTTTTTCACCGAAATATTAAACTCAAAACATATCCGCAAAGATTTTTCTTGTGGTAAACCGATGCTTGATGATTATTTTCAGAAGCAGGCAAATCAGGATATGAAGAAGAAACTTTCGGTTTGCTTTGTGAGAACAGAGGGTGCCGATCATTTGGTTTCTGGTTTTTACACGCTCTCCAATGCAAGTGTTCCTTTGGAAAATATCCCCGAGAAATTCAGCAAAAAGTTTCCTAAGTCGTACGTTAAAATTCCTGCGACTTTACTGGGGAGATTGGCGGTTGATCAGAATTTCAAGGGACAAAATATCGGAAAGCTTCTTCTGATTGACGCATTACGCAGGAGTTTGGAAATTTCTGAAAAGATCGGTTCATTCGCTGTAATCGTAGATCCGATCGATCTCGATGCCGAAAAATTTTACGAAAAATTCGGATTCATCAAACTTTCAGACAGCGGCAAAATGTTTCTCCCGATGAACACGATTAAAAGTCTTTTTTCTCAACCTTAA
- a CDS encoding SAM-dependent methyltransferase: protein MLFLIPAYLSENSPIDYFAPVIKEYILKTDYFFVENEKTARKVIKFFAPEKKQPDLKLFLLDKYPENTDLKEAQSLMKSGQDFGLLSEAGLPCIADPGNLMVKWCHENKVKVIPINGPSSIILALISSGFNGQEFTFHGYLPIDKSEKRQKIQFLESQVQKTGYSQIFMETPYRNNQLLEDLIKFLNPNTKLCIAANINDPNEEFIKTLTMKEWQKQKPELHKIPAVFVLGK, encoded by the coding sequence ATGTTGTTCCTCATTCCCGCTTATCTTTCAGAAAACTCGCCCATCGATTATTTTGCTCCCGTTATTAAGGAGTATATTTTGAAGACCGACTATTTTTTTGTGGAAAATGAAAAAACTGCAAGAAAGGTCATCAAGTTTTTTGCGCCCGAGAAGAAACAGCCGGATCTGAAACTTTTTCTTTTAGACAAATACCCTGAGAATACAGATTTAAAGGAAGCTCAATCGCTGATGAAAAGTGGACAGGATTTTGGGTTGCTTTCCGAAGCTGGACTTCCTTGTATTGCAGATCCGGGAAATCTGATGGTGAAGTGGTGCCACGAAAATAAAGTGAAAGTTATTCCCATTAATGGACCTTCGTCGATTATTTTGGCGCTGATTTCAAGTGGTTTTAATGGGCAGGAATTTACCTTCCACGGTTATCTTCCAATCGACAAATCCGAGAAAAGACAGAAGATCCAGTTTCTGGAAAGTCAGGTGCAGAAAACGGGTTATTCGCAGATTTTTATGGAAACGCCATACAGAAACAACCAGCTTTTGGAAGACTTGATCAAGTTTTTGAATCCTAACACAAAACTCTGCATCGCCGCCAATATCAACGACCCGAATGAGGAATTCATCAAGACTTTAACCATGAAAGAATGGCAAAAACAAAAACCGGAACTCCATAAGATTCCGGCAGTTTTTGTTTTGGGGAAATAG
- a CDS encoding Mpo1 family 2-hydroxy fatty acid dioxygenase, translating into MRKIDQLFAEYAESHQNPTNKTIHWICVPLIFWSILGFISIIPSPHFFVIYFGAISIVSIIAIALVTLFYFRLSWRIALIMIFVMLLMEHLVYFINVKFQHQSWINFLAVFVLSWIGQFYGHKIEGRKPSFLKDLQFLLVGPIWLLHFLLKKWGIRY; encoded by the coding sequence ATGAGAAAAATCGATCAACTCTTCGCCGAGTACGCCGAAAGTCACCAAAATCCCACCAACAAAACCATCCACTGGATTTGTGTCCCGCTGATTTTTTGGAGCATTCTCGGGTTTATTTCCATCATTCCTTCGCCACATTTTTTTGTGATATATTTTGGGGCAATCAGCATCGTTTCAATTATTGCGATCGCTTTGGTTACGCTGTTTTACTTTAGATTGTCGTGGCGCATTGCATTAATAATGATTTTCGTAATGCTTTTAATGGAACATTTGGTTTATTTTATCAATGTAAAATTCCAGCACCAATCCTGGATCAATTTTCTGGCGGTTTTCGTTCTTTCATGGATCGGACAATTTTACGGACATAAAATCGAAGGCAGGAAACCCAGCTTCCTGAAAGATTTGCAGTTTCTATTAGTTGGGCCAATTTGGCTATTGCATTTTTTGCTGAAAAAATGGGGAATAAGATATTGA